A region from the Aeromicrobium choanae genome encodes:
- a CDS encoding DUF4235 domain-containing protein — MAAPKKAKASTSAKILYQPVGLITSILAGLIASAVFKQVWKRASPNSEGDPPTPTQSEFPLKEILLAAVIQGAIFSGVRAIVQRQGAKAFAKATGEWPGD; from the coding sequence ATGGCGGCGCCGAAGAAGGCGAAGGCCAGCACCTCCGCCAAGATTCTCTACCAGCCGGTCGGGCTGATCACGTCGATCCTGGCCGGACTCATCGCCTCGGCGGTGTTCAAGCAGGTGTGGAAGCGCGCCAGCCCGAACAGCGAGGGCGATCCGCCCACGCCGACCCAGTCGGAGTTCCCGCTCAAGGAGATCCTGCTGGCCGCGGTGATCCAGGGCGCGATCTTCTCCGGCGTGCGGGCGATCGTCCAGCGCCAGGGCGCCAAGGCGTTCGCCAAGGCGACGGGCGAGTGGCCCGGCGACTGA
- the glgX gene encoding glycogen debranching protein GlgX, whose amino-acid sequence MTRAVTTGRPFPLGVTVDDDGVNVAVWSANAARVELCLFDETGAEERIDLVFRDGDVRHAHVAGVRPGARYGLRAHGPHRPDEGLRFNPAKLLIDPYARALDRPLRWDEAMAGHAGDDDLTLDDRDSAPVVPHGIVQGDPAGPDPTTNRPGHAFSDLVIYEAHVKGLTAAHPGVPEDVRGTYAGLASPAVIDHLTSLGVNAVELLPVQAFLDDRFLVAKGLRNYWGYQPIAWCAPEPRYARADAVAELRQAVHALHEAGIEVIVDVVYNHTGEGDELGPTLSLRGLDNTAYYRLADDHRHYVDDTGTGNTLAVDRPPVLRLVMDSLRHWVEVLGVDGFRFDLATTLGRTQKGFRPHGPFFSAIRQDPVLSTVKLIAEPWDLGPGGHRLGRFPHPFSEWNDRFRDGIRRAWQVRSLGSADVGARLLGSADHFDHGSRGATASVNFVTAHDGFTAADLASYAHKHNEANGEDNRDGHDENLSDNLGIEGPTDDPDVLTARARRVRGLLATLLVSQGVPMLLAGDELGNSQGGNNNAYAQDNALGWIDWSAPDTELLDLVRRLVRLRRDQPVLRQRTFMHGRERADGHRDVAWHRADGAAPTAEDWHDPEWRSVGLLLRGAAGDPVGEALDDAVFLVLNVGDDVEVVLPEPGQDRAWRLEVDTARPGDDVSFGSTYPALGQSVVVLAAR is encoded by the coding sequence ATGACCCGAGCCGTGACCACCGGCCGGCCGTTCCCCCTGGGTGTCACCGTCGACGACGACGGCGTCAACGTGGCGGTCTGGTCCGCGAACGCCGCCCGCGTCGAGCTCTGCCTGTTCGACGAGACCGGTGCCGAGGAGAGGATCGACCTCGTCTTCCGGGACGGCGACGTCCGGCACGCCCACGTGGCCGGAGTCCGACCCGGCGCGCGGTACGGCCTCCGGGCCCACGGCCCCCACCGGCCGGACGAGGGGCTGCGGTTCAATCCAGCCAAGCTGCTCATCGACCCGTACGCCCGCGCGCTCGACCGGCCGCTGCGCTGGGACGAGGCGATGGCCGGGCACGCCGGCGACGACGACCTGACCCTCGACGACCGCGACAGCGCGCCCGTGGTTCCGCACGGCATCGTGCAGGGCGACCCGGCGGGCCCCGACCCGACCACCAACCGCCCGGGTCACGCGTTCAGCGACCTGGTGATCTACGAGGCGCACGTCAAGGGCCTCACCGCGGCGCACCCCGGAGTCCCCGAGGACGTGCGCGGCACCTACGCGGGCCTCGCGTCGCCTGCCGTCATCGACCACCTGACCTCGCTGGGGGTCAACGCCGTCGAGCTGCTGCCGGTGCAGGCGTTCCTCGACGACCGCTTCCTCGTGGCGAAGGGGCTGCGCAACTACTGGGGCTACCAGCCCATCGCGTGGTGCGCTCCCGAGCCGCGGTACGCACGGGCCGACGCGGTCGCGGAGCTCCGTCAGGCCGTCCACGCCCTGCACGAGGCGGGCATCGAGGTCATCGTGGACGTCGTCTACAACCACACCGGCGAGGGCGACGAGCTCGGTCCCACCCTGTCGCTGCGCGGCCTGGACAACACGGCGTACTACCGCCTCGCCGACGACCACCGCCACTACGTCGACGACACGGGCACGGGGAACACCCTCGCGGTGGACCGGCCGCCGGTGCTGCGGCTCGTGATGGACAGCCTGCGGCACTGGGTGGAGGTGCTGGGGGTCGACGGGTTCCGGTTCGACCTCGCCACCACGCTCGGCCGCACCCAGAAGGGCTTCCGCCCCCACGGGCCGTTCTTCAGCGCCATCCGGCAGGACCCGGTGCTGTCCACCGTCAAGCTGATCGCCGAGCCCTGGGACCTCGGGCCCGGCGGCCACCGGCTGGGCCGGTTCCCACACCCGTTCTCGGAGTGGAACGACCGCTTCCGCGACGGGATCCGGCGGGCATGGCAGGTCCGGTCGCTGGGCAGTGCCGACGTGGGCGCCCGCCTGCTGGGCTCGGCCGACCACTTCGACCACGGCTCGCGCGGCGCCACCGCCTCGGTCAACTTCGTCACGGCCCACGACGGGTTCACGGCGGCCGATCTCGCCTCCTACGCGCACAAGCACAACGAGGCCAACGGCGAGGACAACCGGGACGGTCACGACGAGAACCTCTCGGACAACCTCGGGATCGAGGGGCCCACCGACGATCCGGACGTGCTGACCGCGCGGGCGCGCCGGGTGCGAGGCCTCCTCGCGACGCTGCTCGTGTCGCAGGGCGTGCCGATGCTGTTGGCCGGCGACGAGCTCGGCAACAGCCAGGGCGGCAACAACAACGCCTATGCCCAGGACAACGCGCTGGGCTGGATCGACTGGTCGGCGCCCGACACCGAGCTGCTCGACCTGGTGCGCCGACTCGTCCGTCTGCGCCGTGACCAGCCGGTGCTGCGCCAGCGCACCTTCATGCACGGCCGCGAGCGCGCCGACGGCCATCGCGACGTGGCGTGGCACCGGGCCGACGGGGCCGCCCCGACGGCCGAGGACTGGCACGACCCCGAGTGGCGGTCCGTGGGGCTGCTCCTGCGGGGCGCCGCGGGCGACCCGGTGGGCGAGGCGCTCGATGACGCCGTGTTCCTCGTCCTCAACGTGGGCGACGACGTCGAGGTGGTGCTCCCCGAACCCGGACAGGACCGTGCGTGGCGGCTCGAGGTCGACACCGCCCGACCGGGCGACGACGTGTCGTTCGGCTCGACCTACCCCGCGCTGGGGCAGTCGGTCGTCGTGCTCGCGGCGCGCTGA
- a CDS encoding class I SAM-dependent methyltransferase, whose product MNEDKPSKKVADQYDRGYDYTQYWNNRDYENAAEQVAIRRLLKGRRFAKAADVGGGFGRLALLLREYADQVTLAEPSQTQLDAAEKFLEGTDVVKARQQADALQFGDGELDLITMVRVMHHIPEPTEEFAEIARVLAPGGTAIIEVANYGHFKNRRAFKKAGKALPKEPVSIRTVAADEPDAIAFVNHNIDTVVGQLAAAGLVLQRKLSVSNLRSQKLKRYVPAKVLVAVERVLQKPLASSDFGPSIFLELRKR is encoded by the coding sequence GTGAACGAGGACAAGCCCAGCAAGAAGGTCGCCGACCAGTACGACCGGGGATACGACTACACCCAGTACTGGAACAACCGCGACTACGAGAACGCCGCCGAGCAGGTCGCGATCCGCCGGCTGCTCAAGGGCCGACGGTTCGCCAAGGCCGCCGACGTGGGCGGTGGCTTCGGCCGGCTCGCGCTGCTGCTGCGCGAGTACGCCGACCAGGTCACGCTGGCCGAGCCCAGCCAGACCCAGCTGGACGCCGCCGAGAAGTTCCTCGAGGGCACCGACGTGGTCAAGGCGCGCCAGCAGGCCGACGCCCTGCAGTTCGGCGACGGCGAGCTCGACCTCATCACGATGGTCCGGGTCATGCACCACATCCCCGAGCCCACCGAGGAGTTCGCCGAGATCGCCCGCGTGCTCGCCCCCGGTGGCACCGCGATCATCGAGGTCGCCAACTACGGCCACTTCAAGAACCGTCGCGCCTTCAAGAAGGCCGGCAAGGCGCTGCCGAAGGAGCCCGTCAGCATCCGCACCGTCGCCGCGGACGAGCCCGACGCGATCGCCTTCGTGAACCACAACATCGACACGGTGGTCGGCCAGCTCGCCGCGGCGGGCCTGGTGCTGCAGCGCAAGCTGTCGGTGTCGAACCTGCGTAGCCAGAAGCTCAAGCGCTACGTGCCCGCCAAGGTGCTCGTCGCGGTCGAGCGCGTGCTGCAGAAGCCCCTCGCGTCCAGCGACTTCGGTCCCTCGATCTTCCTGGAACTGCGCAAGCGCTGA
- a CDS encoding MerR family transcriptional regulator: MHRRWTVGSLSEMLGIAAPTLRTWERRYGVGPTFRTAGGHRRYTIVDADRVATMARFIESGVTAHDAAERVKRLSPHELAAIVGAGPAGLRASAHEQTVFDMLEGAKEFDAARVQQAAESAIERFGIEEAWDSAIAPAMIEVGRQWEDCRIDVAGEHLVTACVLAALRAAAHRYPTRGPARVVLASVEDEQHKLPVVALGAALARHGHAWTELGARLPMESLETFVRSSRPDAVFLWSSVMKPGPETLERLTELGRHTALFLGGAGWPRDVVTSHTLTETVRQLRKALGDDLP, from the coding sequence ATGCACCGCCGCTGGACCGTGGGTTCGCTCTCCGAGATGCTCGGAATCGCCGCCCCGACCCTGCGGACGTGGGAGCGTCGCTACGGCGTGGGGCCGACGTTCCGCACCGCCGGGGGCCACCGCCGCTACACGATCGTCGACGCCGACCGGGTCGCCACGATGGCCCGATTCATCGAGTCGGGGGTGACCGCGCACGACGCCGCCGAGCGGGTGAAGCGGCTCTCGCCGCACGAGCTGGCCGCGATCGTGGGCGCCGGACCGGCCGGACTCAGGGCCTCGGCCCACGAGCAGACGGTCTTCGACATGCTCGAGGGCGCGAAGGAGTTCGACGCCGCCAGGGTGCAGCAGGCCGCCGAGAGCGCGATCGAGCGGTTCGGCATCGAGGAGGCCTGGGACTCGGCCATCGCCCCGGCGATGATCGAGGTCGGTCGGCAGTGGGAGGACTGCCGGATCGACGTGGCCGGCGAGCACCTCGTCACCGCCTGCGTCCTGGCAGCGCTGCGGGCGGCGGCGCACCGCTACCCCACCCGCGGCCCGGCGCGGGTCGTGCTGGCCAGCGTCGAGGACGAGCAGCACAAGCTCCCGGTCGTGGCGCTGGGCGCGGCGCTGGCCCGCCACGGCCATGCCTGGACCGAGCTCGGTGCACGGCTGCCGATGGAGTCGCTCGAGACCTTCGTGCGCAGCAGCCGGCCCGACGCCGTGTTCCTGTGGTCCTCGGTGATGAAGCCGGGGCCGGAGACGCTGGAGCGACTCACCGAGCTGGGGCGTCACACCGCCCTGTTCCTCGGTGGCGCGGGATGGCCGCGAGACGTCGTCACGTCGCACACGCTGACCGAGACCGTCCGGCAGTTGCGGAAGGCTCTCGGCGACGATCTACCCTGA
- a CDS encoding crotonase/enoyl-CoA hydratase family protein → MTEQHVVTEIEGPIAHVWLNRPDKLNGITFGVLDGLLEAADRIEADPNVRAVLLEGRGSSFCAGLDFGQVMTEKKRVARYFTPNPFKGTNKFQQPLWAWRELSVPVIAVTRGHVFGGGIQLALGADFRFTTPDCQWSILEAKWGLVPDMSGTVALAELVGADLAKRLVMTGEVFSGTQAVEYGIASGVAEDPTKPALELIDQLLARSPDSVAASKRLLNETRLAKPRRAFALERKYQRAMLKSPNTAVARKAGMAKSEPEFGPRTFGR, encoded by the coding sequence ATGACCGAACAGCATGTCGTCACCGAGATCGAAGGGCCCATCGCCCACGTCTGGCTCAACCGCCCCGACAAGCTGAACGGCATCACGTTCGGCGTGCTCGACGGGCTCCTGGAGGCCGCCGACCGGATCGAGGCCGATCCGAACGTCCGCGCGGTGCTGCTCGAGGGCCGCGGCTCGTCCTTCTGCGCGGGCCTGGACTTCGGCCAGGTGATGACCGAGAAGAAGCGCGTCGCGCGGTACTTCACGCCCAACCCGTTCAAGGGCACCAACAAGTTCCAGCAGCCGCTGTGGGCCTGGCGCGAGCTCTCGGTCCCGGTCATCGCCGTCACGCGCGGCCACGTGTTCGGCGGCGGCATCCAGCTGGCGCTGGGCGCGGACTTCCGGTTCACCACCCCCGACTGCCAGTGGTCGATCCTCGAGGCCAAGTGGGGACTGGTTCCCGACATGAGCGGCACCGTGGCGCTGGCGGAGCTGGTCGGCGCCGACCTGGCCAAGCGCCTCGTGATGACCGGCGAGGTGTTCTCCGGCACGCAGGCCGTCGAGTACGGCATCGCCTCGGGCGTCGCCGAGGACCCGACCAAGCCCGCCCTCGAGCTGATCGACCAGCTCCTCGCGCGCTCGCCCGACTCGGTCGCCGCGTCCAAGCGCCTGCTGAACGAGACTCGTCTCGCCAAGCCGCGCCGGGCGTTCGCGCTCGAGCGGAAGTACCAGCGCGCCATGCTCAAGTCGCCGAACACCGCCGTCGCGCGCAAGGCCGGCATGGCGAAGTCCGAGCCCGAGTTCGGCCCGCGCACCTTCGGCCGCTGA
- a CDS encoding IMPACT family protein, translating to MATYRTIDLGLGDTAEAEIVVLRSRFLARAGRVEDEASARALIAGVRATHHDARHHCTAFVIGPDAALRRSNDDGEPSGTAGRPMLEVISGREVSDVVVVVTRWFGGTLLGTGGLARAYADATGAALDAAGTRERILWQRARLTVPITEVGAMESRLRRDTDVIDVAYGPDRVSYEVAADDLSVLDRLPFERLEPVWRDA from the coding sequence GTGGCGACCTACCGCACCATCGACCTCGGCCTCGGCGACACCGCCGAGGCCGAGATCGTGGTGCTGAGGTCGCGATTCCTGGCGCGCGCCGGGCGCGTGGAGGACGAGGCGAGCGCCCGGGCGCTCATCGCCGGCGTCCGCGCGACGCACCACGACGCGCGGCACCACTGCACCGCCTTCGTCATCGGACCCGACGCAGCGCTGCGCCGCAGCAACGACGACGGCGAGCCCTCGGGGACCGCGGGACGGCCCATGCTGGAGGTCATCTCGGGTCGCGAGGTCAGCGACGTCGTCGTGGTCGTGACGCGCTGGTTCGGTGGCACGCTGCTGGGCACGGGTGGCCTCGCCCGCGCCTACGCCGACGCCACCGGGGCCGCGCTCGACGCGGCCGGAACCCGCGAGCGGATCCTGTGGCAACGGGCGCGGCTGACCGTCCCGATCACCGAGGTCGGCGCGATGGAGAGCCGCCTGCGCCGGGACACCGACGTGATCGACGTGGCCTACGGCCCCGACCGCGTCAGCTACGAGGTCGCCGCCGACGACCTCTCGGTCCTCGACCGGCTCCCCTTCGAGCGGCTCGAGCCGGTCTGGCGCGACGCCTGA
- a CDS encoding endonuclease/exonuclease/phosphatase family protein yields the protein MTHSTPRRARSAFTALAGALALTAISFVSPTSAQAATKFIVVQHNVEKNGAAITHALKKAHDLGAQAVTLQEVCASDVPLIQSYAASVGQTWSVHPQQSRTGGCGARGDVMTVAVRTAAGADNVVRSLSQDESVNDDGSLHTRQQELVCVRWTDTSVRTVCSVHVALGKAYVVGNPALNARKTQIKEIKDITATFIGNGQLVVVGGDFNAVPKDPVLNRMYARGVDNEGNAPNGKFFEAAQLEGQTANRGGNATDQSGKRKIDHVFFSNNKTPWTQSGAAFNALDSPSDHQLVVAKATVQG from the coding sequence ATGACGCACAGCACCCCACGACGCGCGCGCAGCGCCTTCACCGCACTCGCCGGCGCCCTCGCCCTGACGGCGATCTCGTTCGTCTCGCCGACCAGTGCTCAGGCCGCGACGAAGTTCATCGTCGTCCAGCACAACGTGGAGAAGAACGGCGCGGCGATCACCCACGCACTGAAGAAGGCCCACGACCTCGGTGCGCAGGCGGTGACCCTGCAGGAGGTCTGTGCGAGCGACGTGCCGTTGATCCAGTCCTACGCCGCCAGCGTCGGCCAGACCTGGTCGGTCCATCCGCAGCAGAGCCGTACCGGCGGCTGCGGCGCCAGAGGCGACGTGATGACCGTCGCCGTGCGGACCGCGGCCGGTGCGGACAACGTCGTCCGGTCACTCTCCCAGGACGAGTCGGTGAACGACGACGGGAGCCTGCACACGCGACAGCAGGAGCTGGTGTGCGTGCGGTGGACGGACACCTCCGTGCGCACCGTCTGCTCCGTGCACGTCGCACTGGGCAAGGCCTACGTCGTCGGCAACCCCGCCCTCAACGCGCGCAAGACCCAGATCAAGGAGATCAAGGACATCACCGCGACGTTCATCGGCAACGGCCAGCTGGTCGTGGTCGGTGGTGACTTCAACGCCGTCCCGAAGGACCCGGTCCTGAACCGCATGTACGCCCGGGGCGTGGACAACGAGGGCAACGCCCCGAACGGCAAGTTCTTCGAGGCGGCGCAGCTCGAGGGGCAGACCGCCAACCGCGGTGGCAACGCCACGGACCAGAGCGGCAAGCGCAAGATCGACCACGTGTTCTTCTCGAACAACAAGACCCCGTGGACGCAGTCGGGCGCGGCGTTCAACGCGCTCGACAGCCCGTCCGACCACCAGCTGGTCGTCGCGAAGGCCACCGTCCAGGGCTGA
- a CDS encoding TetR/AcrR family transcriptional regulator, giving the protein MAEERSTRDRVLDAFERLLVGAGSRAATLDAVAAEAGVSKGGLLYHFHSREALVDGMVERLREQAARDVELMRSAEQGPVGFYLETSVDTGSDFDRALIAASRIAQEHDHGARTALADIRDAWFGVLNEHLGDEALARTIQLIGDGLYFDDTTGLGSPDALGHVRKVLGRLGH; this is encoded by the coding sequence ATGGCCGAGGAGCGCAGTACCCGAGATCGCGTCCTCGACGCCTTCGAGCGCCTGCTGGTGGGCGCCGGCAGCCGTGCCGCCACGCTGGACGCCGTCGCCGCGGAGGCCGGCGTCTCCAAGGGCGGGCTGCTGTACCACTTCCACAGTCGCGAGGCCCTCGTCGACGGCATGGTCGAGCGGCTGCGCGAGCAGGCCGCCCGCGACGTCGAGCTGATGCGCTCGGCCGAGCAGGGTCCGGTGGGCTTCTACCTGGAGACCTCGGTGGACACCGGGAGCGACTTCGACCGCGCCCTGATCGCGGCGTCACGCATCGCCCAGGAGCACGACCACGGTGCGCGCACGGCACTGGCCGACATCCGCGACGCGTGGTTCGGCGTCCTGAACGAGCACCTCGGCGACGAGGCCCTCGCCCGCACGATCCAGCTCATCGGCGACGGCCTCTACTTCGACGACACCACCGGCCTGGGCAGCCCCGACGCGCTCGGCCACGTCCGTAAGGTCCTGGGCCGCCTCGGCCACTGA
- a CDS encoding WhiB family transcriptional regulator: MVNIKRLPSPIIESYEWQWEGACMGVDSSVFFSPEAERGMKRHRREESAKAVCATCPVIDRCREHALAVQEPYGVWGGLTESERSEILAGRQAAAG, encoded by the coding sequence ATGGTCAACATCAAGCGACTTCCGTCGCCCATCATCGAGTCCTACGAATGGCAGTGGGAAGGCGCCTGCATGGGCGTCGACTCGTCTGTCTTCTTCTCGCCCGAAGCTGAACGCGGCATGAAGCGCCACCGCCGCGAGGAGTCCGCCAAGGCCGTCTGCGCCACGTGCCCGGTCATCGACCGGTGCCGGGAGCATGCGCTCGCCGTCCAGGAGCCGTACGGCGTCTGGGGTGGCCTCACCGAGTCCGAGCGCTCCGAGATCCTGGCCGGCCGTCAGGCCGCCGCCGGCTGA